The Candidatus Cloacimonadota bacterium genome segment GTAGTTGCTACTCCGATCGGTAATCCCGACGATATAACTCTGCGTGCTTTAAAAGTGCTGAAAGAAGTAGATTTCGTGATTTGTGAAGAATATAAACCCGGCAGCAAACTTCTGCGATTCTACGAAATAAAAAAGCCACTGGAACTTTTGAACGAACATAATGAAAAAGAGCAAAGCAAAATTCTGTTGGATCGAATTTTAATCGAAGGAAAATCCGCTGCTCTCATCAGTGATGCCGGCACACCACTTTTTGCCGATCCCGGCAATACGCTGGTTTGGCAATGTCACCAAAACGGTATTCCCGTTATTCCGATTCCGGGCGCATCTTCTATCATGGCAGCTCTCATGGGATCCGGTCTGCCAGTAGAAAAGTTCCTTTATTACGGATTTCTACCTGCCAATACCGAAAAAAGATTGGCAGCTTTGAAGAATGTTCCTACCCATTTAAATGTAATTTTCTTGGAAGCACCTTATAGATTGAAGCCACTTCTGCGTGATTTCAGGAAAATTTTAGGAAATCAGCGACAGGCAATAATAGCTTACAAGCTTACTCAATCGGAAGAGAAATTTTACTGGGGAAATCTGAAGGAGCTGGCAATTCAAACTCAAACTTTGCCTAAAGGTGAATTCGTTTTTATTCTGAAAAAACTGGAGTCAAACCGGAAGAGAAAGTGATTGCCACTCCCAATTTCCTCCCCGAAGCGTGAGGGAAATATAATAAAATCTAAATAATCATTTTCTTCCCTGTCTGGGGAAGATGTCCCGAAAAATCGGGACAGTTGGAGCGAAGGAAAATAATATGAACACAAAATGGTTTTTAATTGCAAATGCAACAGCCGGCCGTGGTAAAACAGGTCGTAAGATCAGTGAGTTGATCAAATCTTTGAATGAGCATAAATTTGATTTTGAGATCGAGCTGACAAAAACACCGCTGCATGCTACTGAACTGGCAAAAGAGGCAATCAAAAAAGAATACAGGAAAATTGTGGTTGTTGGTGGTGACGGCACTTTGAACGAAACAGTGAACGGCATTATGCAGAGCGGAAAGCAAAATGAAATTAAACTTGGTTTGATCCCCGAAGGTGGTGGAAATGATTTTGCCATGAACTTCAAACTTTCTAATAACATCGATAAAGCAATTGAACTTTTGAAGAGAGAAAAAACCTGCAAAGTAGATATAGGAAAAATCGAGGATTACTTTTTTATCAATGCTCTGGGGCTTGGATTCGATGCCCAGGTTGCGCTTATTTCGCGTAGTATTAAACATCTGAATGGCTTGCCCAGATATCTGGTGGCAGTAATTCGAGCCTTGGTGAAGCTGCAGAAATTTGAAGCTGAGATCACATTGGATAACTGCACTTTAAAGAAACCATTTTTACTATTTTCTATCGGAAACGGGCTTTCTACCGGTGGAGGATTTTTACTCACTCCGGAAGCTCGTGTAAATGACGGTCTTCTGGATATTTGTTTGATCCAGGATGTTACCAGAAGGCGCATTCTTAGTTTACTGCCAAAAGCCATAAAAGGTCAACATCTCAAAGAGCCGGAAGTTATTATTCATCAAAGCAAAAAGATCCATGTGAAAACCGATAAAAAACTTCCCATCTATTTTGATGGTGAGCTTCCTGAGTTGAAGCATCCATTTAATTTTACAATCGAAATTCTTCCAAAACAAATAGAGTTTATTACAGGATAGTCTTTTATATTTTTGATAAACTCGACAATTCACGATTTATCATAATTATAAAACATTTAACCTAAAGCCAAAAATCTAATCTCTTTATTTCCAACCAATTAGCTCACACCCTCTGGAATGGCACAAGAAATGCAGTTACTATTGGTAGAAGTGAATTTTGGAGGAAGAAGATGAAAAAGATAATAATATTTTTAGCAATTTTATCTATAGCTGTTCTGTTATATGGAATTTCTCAAACGCGTGAAATCAACAAAACTTTCGAAGTAACAGATAATACGGAGCTGAACTTGGATAACATCAATGGTCCTATAAATATCGCTGGCTGGGATAAAGATTACATCGACGTAACAATAATCAAAAAAACTACCAACGGTGATGAGGAATTAGAAAAAGTTGAAGTAAATTTTACACATGAGAAGGATCTGACAATTGAAACCAAATTCTTGGAAAAAAATGCCAAAGTAAGTGTAAGTTATGATCTCAGCGTCCCACGCTTTATTATGCTGAAGAACATCCACACTTCCAATGGCAGTATCAGCTTGCAAGATGTAGGAGTTGTAGATCAGGTTTCTACTTCAAATGGTTCGATAAATCTGGAGAAATGCGAAGGAAAGATCACAGCAGATACCAGTAATGGAACTATCAAAGCAAACGAAATAAACGGTTCTGTATTTGCCTACACATCAAATGGCAGGATCAGGTTAGAAAATGTAACAGGTCTCGTTGATGCCAAAACATCAAACGGCAGCGTTAAATTATT includes the following:
- the rsmI gene encoding 16S rRNA (cytidine(1402)-2'-O)-methyltransferase, giving the protein MDPKLYVVATPIGNPDDITLRALKVLKEVDFVICEEYKPGSKLLRFYEIKKPLELLNEHNEKEQSKILLDRILIEGKSAALISDAGTPLFADPGNTLVWQCHQNGIPVIPIPGASSIMAALMGSGLPVEKFLYYGFLPANTEKRLAALKNVPTHLNVIFLEAPYRLKPLLRDFRKILGNQRQAIIAYKLTQSEEKFYWGNLKELAIQTQTLPKGEFVFILKKLESNRKRK
- a CDS encoding diacylglycerol kinase family lipid kinase, whose product is MNTKWFLIANATAGRGKTGRKISELIKSLNEHKFDFEIELTKTPLHATELAKEAIKKEYRKIVVVGGDGTLNETVNGIMQSGKQNEIKLGLIPEGGGNDFAMNFKLSNNIDKAIELLKREKTCKVDIGKIEDYFFINALGLGFDAQVALISRSIKHLNGLPRYLVAVIRALVKLQKFEAEITLDNCTLKKPFLLFSIGNGLSTGGGFLLTPEARVNDGLLDICLIQDVTRRRILSLLPKAIKGQHLKEPEVIIHQSKKIHVKTDKKLPIYFDGELPELKHPFNFTIEILPKQIEFITG
- a CDS encoding DUF4097 domain-containing protein: MKKIIIFLAILSIAVLLYGISQTREINKTFEVTDNTELNLDNINGPINIAGWDKDYIDVTIIKKTTNGDEELEKVEVNFTHEKDLTIETKFLEKNAKVSVSYDLSVPRFIMLKNIHTSNGSISLQDVGVVDQVSTSNGSINLEKCEGKITADTSNGTIKANEINGSVFAYTSNGRIRLENVTGLVDAKTSNGSVKLFNVAAIENAKTSNGSIKAHLASLPTDTNLRTSNGSITVFLSENLNADIKASTSNGKVKLHDYQILASDISKSYVSGSIGNGGNLLRLSTSNASINIYNERDIQF